Proteins encoded within one genomic window of Spirochaeta isovalerica:
- a CDS encoding DUF362 domain-containing protein — MKNSNVAVVKCGDYDSEKVFFSIKEAIEAAGDFPDVYNKTVLLKPNLLYPVPPEKAVTTHPAVVEALIRIVKERGALSVKVGDSPGVASTESAGRKSGVKEVVLRHDAEWVDFSDPALLEYKQGVVQKQFFPAKVVLECDVLISLAKLKTHEMMYFTGAMKNLFGTIPGLNKSRFHFNFPEKEDFASMIVDLNGALNADYAVMDAVVAMEGAGPGSGYPKHLGFIAASANLLALDAACASIVGYDPLEIPIFQEALKRKIWLNSFEEITYPAMQPAEVKPETFKKVKILKDTGFIKKILPDFVFKLVKDLYVPRPFFSKSKCIGCGKCVEICPPDALELQGKENKRKAVVDYSKCIRCYCCHEVCPVDAIRIGRF, encoded by the coding sequence ATGAAGAACTCTAATGTAGCTGTAGTTAAATGCGGCGATTATGATAGTGAAAAAGTATTCTTTTCAATTAAAGAAGCCATTGAAGCAGCGGGAGATTTCCCTGATGTATATAACAAAACCGTTTTGCTGAAGCCTAACCTTCTGTACCCGGTTCCGCCTGAAAAAGCCGTCACGACTCATCCTGCAGTCGTCGAGGCCCTGATCCGAATAGTAAAGGAGAGAGGAGCCCTGTCTGTAAAGGTCGGCGATTCCCCGGGCGTCGCTTCCACAGAGAGTGCCGGCCGTAAGAGCGGGGTCAAGGAGGTCGTTTTACGGCATGACGCCGAATGGGTCGATTTTTCCGATCCCGCGCTTCTTGAGTATAAACAGGGTGTGGTTCAAAAACAGTTCTTTCCAGCAAAGGTTGTCCTGGAATGTGATGTTTTAATATCTCTTGCGAAACTCAAAACTCATGAAATGATGTATTTTACCGGAGCGATGAAGAATCTTTTCGGGACAATTCCGGGGTTGAATAAATCCAGGTTTCATTTTAATTTTCCTGAAAAAGAAGATTTCGCTTCGATGATTGTCGATTTGAACGGGGCTCTGAATGCCGATTACGCTGTTATGGATGCTGTAGTCGCGATGGAAGGCGCGGGACCGGGGAGCGGTTATCCAAAGCACCTGGGTTTTATTGCAGCCTCTGCGAATTTGCTGGCTCTGGACGCCGCCTGCGCATCAATCGTCGGATATGACCCGCTGGAAATTCCCATATTCCAGGAAGCTTTGAAAAGAAAAATATGGTTGAACAGTTTCGAAGAAATAACTTATCCCGCTATGCAGCCCGCAGAAGTGAAGCCGGAGACATTTAAAAAAGTAAAAATACTCAAGGATACCGGGTTTATAAAAAAAATCCTTCCCGACTTTGTTTTTAAACTTGTTAAAGACTTATATGTTCCCAGACCGTTTTTCTCAAAATCAAAATGCATAGGCTGTGGGAAATGTGTTGAAATATGTCCGCCTGATGCGCTTGAATTGCAGGGAAAAGAGAATAAAAGAAAAGCTGTTGTTGATTACAGTAAATGTATACGGTGCTACTGCTGTCATGAAGTCTGCCCCGTTGATGCTATCCGCATCGGTCGCTT
- a CDS encoding DUF3369 domain-containing protein, whose protein sequence is MSDDQFIFADEEENIVSPDTDHKWKLIIADDEEEIHSVTKMVLSNYTFDGSGLEFLSAYTGSETRKLIADNPDTAVILLDVVMEKENSGLETVRWIREELKNNFVRIILRTGQPGQAPEKQVIRDYDINDYKEKTELTDQKLFTTITSSIRSFRDIKTIDRNKRGLEQIIVSSAGMFEENNLKTFTSGVLTQLTALLQFDETSFMLQSSGFALGGEEEDLYVLSGTGDYSGLEGLSATSAIGEKEKKIVETVLEEKQSRFFEDTYVGYFERGKGAVNLLYLKGNKVLSELDKELIKIFASNISVAYDNIFLNKEIEDTQKEIITTLGEVVESRSKETGNHVKRVGAFSALIGRKIGLGDEEIELLRSASPMHDIGKIGIPEAIINKPGKLTKEEFEVIKTHTIIGYEILKGSDRSILKAAAIIALQHHEKWDGSGYPYGLAGEDIHIYGRITAIADVFDALDHKRVYKNPWSLDDIKIFFADQRGTHFDPNLVEILLGNMDEFLKIRDLYPD, encoded by the coding sequence ATGAGTGATGATCAGTTCATTTTCGCTGACGAAGAGGAAAATATCGTATCTCCCGATACAGATCATAAATGGAAACTGATTATAGCTGATGACGAGGAAGAGATTCATTCCGTAACCAAAATGGTTCTCAGCAATTACACTTTCGATGGATCCGGGCTGGAGTTTCTGAGCGCTTATACAGGCAGTGAAACAAGAAAGCTCATTGCCGACAACCCCGATACCGCTGTCATACTCCTCGATGTGGTAATGGAGAAAGAAAATTCCGGGCTTGAGACAGTCCGGTGGATAAGAGAAGAATTAAAAAACAATTTTGTCAGAATTATCCTCAGAACCGGGCAGCCCGGCCAGGCTCCGGAAAAGCAGGTTATCAGGGATTACGATATTAATGACTACAAAGAAAAAACAGAACTGACAGATCAGAAACTGTTTACAACGATTACATCTTCCATCCGCTCTTTCCGGGATATAAAGACCATAGACAGGAATAAGAGAGGGCTGGAACAGATTATCGTATCTTCTGCGGGTATGTTCGAAGAAAACAACCTCAAAACTTTCACCTCCGGTGTTCTGACGCAATTGACCGCGCTCCTTCAGTTTGATGAAACATCCTTTATGCTTCAATCTTCCGGGTTCGCTTTGGGCGGAGAAGAGGAAGACCTTTATGTGCTCTCCGGCACAGGCGATTACTCCGGCCTTGAAGGTTTGTCTGCTACATCGGCAATAGGCGAGAAAGAAAAGAAAATTGTCGAAACTGTTCTGGAGGAAAAACAGAGCCGTTTTTTTGAAGATACCTATGTGGGATATTTCGAGAGGGGCAAAGGTGCGGTTAACCTCTTATATCTGAAAGGTAATAAAGTCCTTTCCGAACTCGATAAAGAACTCATTAAAATTTTCGCATCTAATATTTCCGTAGCCTATGACAACATTTTTCTGAATAAGGAAATTGAAGATACACAGAAAGAAATAATAACCACTCTCGGTGAGGTCGTGGAATCCCGGTCCAAGGAAACGGGTAACCATGTAAAAAGAGTAGGAGCTTTCAGCGCCCTCATCGGTCGGAAAATCGGTCTTGGCGATGAGGAGATAGAACTGCTCCGCTCCGCTTCGCCCATGCATGATATCGGGAAAATCGGGATCCCTGAAGCTATTATCAATAAACCGGGAAAACTCACCAAAGAAGAGTTCGAAGTCATCAAAACTCATACGATCATCGGATATGAAATTCTTAAAGGTTCGGATCGGAGCATTTTGAAAGCCGCTGCTATTATCGCTCTTCAGCACCATGAGAAATGGGACGGGAGTGGATATCCCTATGGCCTGGCCGGAGAAGATATCCACATTTACGGAAGAATTACAGCAATCGCTGACGTTTTCGATGCGCTGGACCATAAAAGGGTTTATAAAAATCCCTGGAGTCTGGATGATATAAAAATCTTTTTCGCCGACCAAAGGGGTACACACTTTGACCCGAATCTGGTTGAAATTCTTCTGGGTAATATGGACGAGTTCCTCAAGATCAGAGATCTTTACCCTGATTAA
- the gpmI gene encoding 2,3-bisphosphoglycerate-independent phosphoglycerate mutase: MVDSLKKNPSFKGRKGPVVLCIMDGVGFGKYEEGDAVLGAKTPVLDDITKNNPSVRLKAHGKAVGLPSDDDMGNSEVGHNAMGCGRVFSQGAKLVQNSIDTGAMFTGGTWKKLVANAISNKAALHFIGLLSDGNVHSHINHLKSMIEQAKKDGVSMVRVHALLDGRDVGETSALDYFDPFEAFLNDLNDDSFDAAIASGGGRMKITMDRYNADWSMVELGWKTHVLGEGELFTSAHEAIVDLRERSGAIDQDLPPFVIADNEGNPLGPVSDGDSVIFFNFRGDRSIEISKAFTEGESFHEFDRVKVPAVEYAGMMEYDGDLHIPAQYLVNPPEISRTMSEYLVATGIKQYSISETQKFGHVTYFFNGNKTGKFSEELETYVEIPSDNVPFENKPAMKCKEITDNLLEAISSGNYPFIKLNFPNGDMVGHTGVYSAVVESMEAMDRQIGRIREAVEKAGGILILTADHGNADDMYEHDKKTGAVIHNAKGTPKAKTSHSLNPVPCVIYDPDYAGDYDKELVEGLGISSLAATCINLLGYVAPDDYDKSIITLK, encoded by the coding sequence GTGGTTGATTCACTTAAGAAGAATCCTTCTTTCAAAGGAAGAAAAGGTCCTGTTGTACTATGTATAATGGACGGGGTCGGGTTTGGTAAATACGAGGAAGGCGATGCCGTTCTCGGCGCGAAAACACCGGTTCTCGATGATATAACGAAAAACAATCCATCAGTAAGACTGAAAGCCCACGGTAAAGCTGTCGGTCTTCCTTCGGACGACGATATGGGCAACTCTGAAGTTGGACACAATGCAATGGGGTGCGGAAGAGTCTTTTCCCAGGGAGCAAAGCTGGTTCAGAATTCCATTGATACAGGAGCCATGTTTACCGGCGGCACATGGAAGAAGCTCGTCGCTAACGCCATATCCAATAAAGCGGCTTTGCATTTTATCGGTCTTCTGTCCGATGGTAATGTTCATTCTCACATAAATCATCTGAAATCCATGATTGAACAGGCTAAAAAAGACGGTGTATCAATGGTTCGCGTGCACGCATTGCTTGACGGCCGGGATGTAGGAGAAACTTCAGCGCTTGATTATTTTGATCCCTTTGAAGCGTTTTTGAATGATCTGAATGATGACTCTTTCGATGCAGCGATTGCTTCGGGCGGTGGGAGAATGAAAATAACCATGGACCGTTATAATGCAGACTGGTCAATGGTTGAGCTTGGTTGGAAAACGCATGTTCTGGGTGAAGGGGAACTCTTTACTTCAGCTCATGAAGCCATTGTCGACCTGAGAGAAAGGTCCGGAGCTATTGATCAGGACCTGCCTCCCTTCGTTATTGCTGATAATGAAGGTAATCCTCTCGGCCCTGTTTCTGATGGCGACAGCGTTATCTTCTTCAATTTCCGTGGAGACCGCTCCATTGAAATCTCCAAAGCTTTCACCGAAGGGGAAAGCTTCCATGAGTTTGATAGAGTAAAAGTTCCGGCTGTTGAGTATGCCGGAATGATGGAGTACGACGGAGACCTGCATATTCCCGCACAGTACCTCGTTAATCCTCCTGAGATTTCCAGAACAATGAGCGAGTATCTTGTAGCGACGGGGATCAAGCAGTATTCCATCAGTGAGACTCAGAAATTCGGACATGTGACTTATTTCTTTAACGGAAACAAAACAGGAAAATTCAGCGAAGAACTTGAAACTTACGTCGAAATTCCTTCTGATAACGTTCCTTTTGAAAACAAGCCTGCCATGAAGTGTAAAGAAATAACGGATAATCTTCTCGAAGCAATTTCATCGGGAAACTATCCCTTTATCAAACTGAATTTTCCCAACGGCGATATGGTCGGGCACACCGGTGTGTATAGTGCCGTTGTTGAGTCCATGGAAGCTATGGACAGGCAAATCGGAAGAATCAGAGAAGCCGTTGAGAAAGCCGGAGGAATACTCATTCTGACTGCTGATCATGGTAATGCTGATGATATGTATGAACATGACAAAAAGACAGGGGCGGTTATACATAATGCAAAAGGAACACCTAAAGCAAAAACCTCACACTCTCTGAATCCTGTTCCCTGTGTTATTTATGACCCTGACTATGCCGGGGATTACGATAAAGAGCTCGTTGAAGGTCTCGGGATCAGTTCCCTCGCTGCAACCTGTATCAACCTTCTCGGTTATGTCGCTCCCGACGACTACGATAAATCAATTATTACTTTAAAATAA
- a CDS encoding HEAT repeat domain-containing protein, translating into MNWKELLTPLNILIVLSGIILMVLIIIIILLLNRNRFKKRLLSVYRDPLLLEKEYQEYFTPARIMGRSQLIEKMALKYGIDLLQIIGINNLWFTELKKHKSKKLYKRVLNYYPERGLFTCFLIALERKDYAAILRNWLDDSEEFLITRRIALSGVGEEFSGEKALDFFREKLPQIREMTGDPLWASRYFAVKILLYDDSDQSSRAVWESIRDPHPLIRKTIASEFQTPNRDKLYNELFRLYLNDPVREVRAAAKDRINHDFTDVYNISIENLQTHEAIHALEHLSSFSKADEDTALRFLDHDNLELRFAAARFLEERGALKRLLEEADLGDRENLKRIDRLLRKSCEVHVSSFLELSAKTNNAGSLYVVTGILADKGEVSLIEPVCRKIFSMNQSTAENIELFDRALLCLNKRGSDQALEYLNDFLRKNRNNDVIVEKILKLLPVRGATIFISNLISFLEDDKFHAREDLRNAICRMDQDLYIQKMLEIIKSDRGTYSHNVRKDALKILIQLKQSFCLQTILENLPILPQHEAREIAGLLTEYDRNEFDRLTEILLESDDASVRSSLISCLPAVDGKSFIKEIRKSLGDADPEVRIASIWALVDFGETKTVSSAIAMLRDPVERVRMEVAMAIAGSGSDNSLLELKDVLFDENEVESVKIPAIRGLGFSESIKSIEILTELLDKTDDFNPVIIKALEGKTSKKEISRLIEIFKDGSPRLRDKLANAFSAMKEEGEEMMVSLLKEDITALKPHICEVLENTGFIENQIRFLKHRDPSLRRKAADELSYIGTASAFRGIVLAARDSDKDVRIAVTRALEQLNNSEGTEILKTLENDPDRKVRKYTAWALERLNSKNME; encoded by the coding sequence ATGAATTGGAAAGAACTACTGACTCCACTGAATATTCTCATAGTTTTATCAGGAATAATTCTGATGGTGTTAATCATCATCATTATCCTGCTGCTTAATAGAAACAGATTTAAAAAACGGCTCTTGTCAGTATACAGAGATCCCCTGCTTCTTGAAAAAGAGTATCAGGAATATTTTACACCGGCAAGAATCATGGGCCGGTCTCAATTAATCGAAAAGATGGCGCTGAAATACGGTATTGACCTACTGCAGATTATAGGTATCAATAATCTCTGGTTTACGGAACTGAAAAAGCATAAGAGTAAAAAGCTTTACAAAAGAGTTTTAAACTATTATCCGGAAAGAGGTCTCTTTACCTGTTTTCTGATTGCCCTGGAGCGTAAAGATTATGCGGCCATTCTCAGAAACTGGCTCGATGACAGCGAAGAATTCCTGATAACGAGAAGAATAGCCCTATCTGGCGTCGGCGAAGAGTTCAGCGGAGAGAAAGCTCTGGATTTTTTCCGTGAGAAACTCCCGCAGATTCGGGAAATGACGGGAGATCCTCTATGGGCATCGAGATATTTTGCCGTCAAGATCCTGCTTTATGATGATAGTGATCAATCATCAAGGGCTGTATGGGAGAGCATAAGGGATCCTCATCCACTTATAAGAAAAACCATTGCATCCGAATTCCAGACTCCGAATCGGGATAAATTATATAATGAATTATTCCGACTTTATCTCAATGATCCTGTTAGAGAAGTCAGGGCAGCAGCTAAAGACCGCATAAACCATGATTTCACCGATGTCTATAATATCAGCATTGAAAATCTTCAGACACATGAAGCCATTCACGCCCTGGAACACCTGAGCTCCTTTTCAAAAGCTGACGAGGACACGGCATTGAGATTTCTGGATCATGACAATCTGGAGCTGCGTTTCGCCGCTGCGAGATTTCTGGAAGAACGGGGAGCTCTCAAACGGCTTCTCGAAGAAGCCGATCTGGGTGACAGAGAAAATCTTAAAAGAATTGATCGTCTTCTTAGAAAAAGCTGTGAAGTACATGTATCTTCTTTTCTTGAATTATCCGCCAAAACGAACAATGCAGGGTCGTTATATGTCGTCACGGGCATTCTGGCGGACAAAGGAGAAGTCTCTCTGATTGAACCTGTGTGCCGCAAAATATTTTCCATGAATCAATCTACAGCGGAAAATATCGAGCTTTTTGATCGGGCACTCCTTTGCCTGAACAAACGGGGGTCCGATCAGGCCTTAGAGTATCTCAACGATTTCCTCAGGAAAAACAGGAATAATGATGTTATCGTTGAAAAAATACTGAAATTACTGCCGGTCAGGGGTGCGACAATTTTTATATCCAACCTGATTAGCTTTTTAGAAGATGACAAATTTCATGCACGGGAAGATCTTAGAAATGCAATCTGCCGCATGGATCAGGATCTCTATATTCAGAAAATGCTCGAAATAATAAAATCTGACAGAGGCACGTACAGTCATAATGTCAGAAAAGATGCGCTGAAAATTCTCATTCAGCTGAAACAGTCTTTCTGTCTGCAGACAATTCTTGAGAACCTCCCTATCCTGCCCCAGCATGAAGCCCGGGAGATCGCAGGTTTGCTGACTGAATATGACAGAAATGAGTTCGATCGATTGACAGAAATTCTTCTTGAAAGCGATGACGCTTCGGTTCGATCATCTCTCATATCCTGTCTTCCTGCTGTTGACGGTAAATCATTTATTAAAGAGATCAGAAAGTCGCTGGGCGATGCCGATCCTGAAGTTCGAATAGCTTCCATATGGGCGCTTGTAGATTTTGGTGAGACAAAGACAGTAAGTTCAGCAATAGCTATGCTGAGAGATCCGGTGGAAAGGGTCCGTATGGAAGTGGCTATGGCCATAGCCGGATCCGGCTCAGATAATTCTCTGCTGGAATTAAAAGACGTTCTTTTTGATGAAAACGAAGTTGAATCAGTCAAGATTCCGGCCATCCGCGGATTGGGATTTTCAGAAAGTATCAAATCCATAGAGATTCTGACTGAATTACTGGATAAAACTGATGATTTTAATCCTGTGATAATAAAAGCTCTGGAAGGTAAAACTTCAAAAAAAGAAATATCCCGATTAATTGAAATTTTCAAAGACGGATCACCCCGTTTGCGAGATAAATTGGCAAATGCTTTCAGTGCGATGAAAGAAGAAGGAGAGGAAATGATGGTTTCTCTCTTGAAAGAGGATATTACGGCATTAAAACCCCATATCTGTGAAGTTCTGGAAAACACTGGGTTTATAGAGAATCAGATTCGCTTTCTAAAACATCGAGATCCCTCGCTCAGGAGAAAAGCAGCTGATGAGTTGTCATACATTGGTACTGCTTCGGCTTTCAGAGGCATTGTTCTGGCGGCAAGAGATTCTGATAAAGATGTCCGCATAGCTGTTACAAGAGCGCTTGAGCAATTAAATAACAGCGAAGGAACGGAAATCCTTAAAACTCTGGAAAACGATCCGGACCGGAAAGTGAGAAAGTATACGGCCTGGGCGCTGGAAAGACTTAACTCTAAAAATATGGAATAA
- a CDS encoding adenylate/guanylate cyclase domain-containing protein — protein MLRKNKKERLYSVKPQNPSIMDPIVKASRLMTRNMNFNDLVSVIVEQSLDVTRSDLSVFYAYNHKDSEDPDLTILYKRGRWAVEEKLSRDASLIDFIEESGETVIALKREKVDHFPEIYLAEEMKSAIALPLFTPDSRIGILILNSRTGNFYNNFRFQFLDSLSKMGSGMLSNALLFSAMKESYKKIQSMERYQENIFSSMTNILITFDSDGNLSYANREAVETLQLDDEMYGLHFTTLFKGRLSKSVLDAIEKSISEGRQFLGIAGIYRNAKSAGDMDFKLNLSPLMGIRGKKLGTVAIMTDETREQELQKQMSVVTEERRQIKDMFARYLSKDLVNNLLNKPELVKPGGAEKRATVLFADIRGYTSFSEGKDPAYIIEILNEYFNEAVEKVINNKGYIDKFIGDCIMAAWGVPMVSEEEDAINAVTCALEIQNLINSGKRQFFKGLASNLKVGIGMHSGYLVAGNLGSSRRMDYTIIGDTVNVAARLEGVAKAGEVIITADTRAMLGDHFKVEERTPVQVKGKAKPIHIFNVIERKG, from the coding sequence ATGTTGAGGAAAAATAAAAAAGAGCGGCTTTATTCAGTCAAACCTCAGAACCCGTCAATCATGGATCCTATCGTCAAGGCCAGCAGACTTATGACGCGCAATATGAATTTCAACGATCTGGTATCTGTAATCGTTGAACAGAGTCTTGATGTCACGCGGTCCGATTTATCTGTTTTCTATGCTTACAACCATAAGGACTCGGAAGATCCGGATCTGACTATACTGTACAAACGGGGACGATGGGCTGTCGAAGAAAAACTTTCGAGAGATGCTTCATTAATTGATTTTATAGAAGAATCCGGAGAAACAGTTATTGCCCTTAAAAGAGAGAAAGTCGATCACTTCCCCGAAATTTATCTGGCTGAGGAAATGAAAAGCGCCATAGCTCTTCCCCTATTTACTCCCGACAGTAGAATAGGAATTCTGATTCTCAATTCCAGAACCGGAAATTTTTATAACAATTTCCGGTTTCAATTTCTTGATTCGTTGTCGAAAATGGGTTCGGGCATGCTTAGCAATGCCCTGCTGTTCAGCGCTATGAAAGAATCTTATAAAAAGATTCAAAGCATGGAGCGTTACCAGGAAAACATTTTTTCATCGATGACGAACATTCTCATTACATTTGATTCCGACGGGAATTTATCATACGCAAACAGGGAAGCTGTTGAAACCTTGCAACTCGATGATGAGATGTACGGATTACATTTCACGACTCTTTTCAAAGGCAGACTGAGCAAGTCCGTATTAGATGCCATTGAAAAATCCATTAGTGAAGGCCGTCAATTTCTAGGTATTGCCGGTATCTATAGAAATGCAAAGTCAGCCGGTGATATGGATTTTAAATTGAACCTTTCCCCTTTGATGGGGATCAGAGGGAAGAAACTCGGAACAGTGGCGATTATGACTGATGAAACCCGTGAACAGGAACTGCAGAAGCAGATGTCTGTTGTCACGGAAGAAAGGCGCCAGATTAAGGATATGTTCGCCCGTTACCTCTCAAAAGACCTGGTAAACAATTTGCTGAACAAACCGGAGCTTGTCAAGCCTGGCGGCGCCGAGAAGAGAGCGACTGTCCTCTTCGCCGATATACGAGGCTATACCTCTTTCTCTGAAGGAAAGGACCCGGCATATATCATCGAGATTCTCAATGAATACTTTAACGAAGCGGTTGAAAAAGTAATTAACAACAAAGGATATATTGATAAGTTTATAGGAGACTGCATAATGGCTGCCTGGGGCGTGCCTATGGTATCCGAGGAAGAAGATGCCATTAATGCGGTAACCTGTGCTCTTGAAATACAAAACCTTATTAATTCCGGAAAGAGGCAATTCTTTAAAGGGCTGGCTTCAAATCTCAAAGTCGGCATTGGAATGCATTCCGGCTATCTCGTAGCCGGAAATCTGGGAAGTTCGAGAAGAATGGATTATACCATCATAGGTGATACTGTTAATGTCGCGGCAAGACTGGAAGGTGTGGCAAAAGCGGGTGAAGTGATAATAACGGCTGATACCAGGGCCATGCTCGGCGACCATTTCAAAGTGGAAGAACGAACACCTGTGCAGGTAAAAGGAAAAGCTAAACCGATTCACATTTTTAATGTAATTGAAAGGAAGGGGTAG
- the glpK gene encoding glycerol kinase GlpK, producing the protein MKKYIISLDQGTTSSRVLLVNKSGNIEAVAQQEFTQIYPREKWVEHDPVEIWNCQIDVFKQALGRNNIDASDIEAIGITNQRETTVVWDINTGKPVYNAIVWQCRRTVDICESIREKGLADKIKAKTGLPLDAYFSATKIMWILENVEGAREKAEKGDLLFGTIDTWLLWNLTGGKIHKTDFTNASRTMIFNIHELKWDEELLQEFNIPVSMLPQVEDSSFLYGHTDKELFGVEIPITGIAGDQQSALFGQMCLNKGDVKNTYGTGCFMLMNTGEKPVASENGLLTTIAIARNGVIHYALEGSVFMAGAVIQWLRDDLRIISDAMETETMALSVKDSHGVYLVSAFQGIGTPYWDMDARAGILGLTRGAKKEHIVRAALESIAYRSKDVLDVMVSDSGIDITSLKVDGGASRNNFLLQFQSDITGVDVIRPQLVETTAMGAAFLAGLATGFWKDVDELASVWSEDRIFSSTMDTGTRETLYKGWKKAISRVINWDN; encoded by the coding sequence TTGAAAAAATACATTATTTCTCTTGATCAGGGAACAACCAGTTCGAGAGTTCTTTTAGTTAATAAAAGCGGAAATATCGAAGCAGTTGCACAGCAGGAGTTCACTCAGATATACCCCAGGGAAAAATGGGTTGAGCATGACCCTGTGGAAATCTGGAATTGTCAGATAGATGTTTTCAAACAGGCTCTCGGCAGAAATAATATTGATGCTTCAGATATTGAGGCTATCGGGATTACCAATCAGAGGGAAACGACAGTCGTCTGGGATATAAATACAGGAAAACCTGTATATAACGCCATCGTCTGGCAATGCCGTAGAACTGTAGATATCTGTGAAAGTATCAGAGAGAAAGGACTGGCGGATAAGATCAAAGCAAAAACAGGCTTACCCCTGGATGCTTATTTTTCAGCTACCAAGATAATGTGGATTCTCGAAAACGTCGAGGGAGCCAGAGAAAAAGCCGAAAAGGGAGATCTACTCTTCGGAACTATCGATACATGGCTTCTCTGGAATCTGACCGGCGGTAAAATTCATAAAACAGATTTTACCAATGCTTCGCGGACGATGATCTTCAATATACATGAACTGAAATGGGATGAAGAGCTTCTTCAGGAGTTTAATATACCCGTTTCCATGCTGCCGCAAGTCGAAGATTCAAGCTTTCTCTACGGACATACGGACAAAGAGCTTTTCGGAGTGGAAATTCCTATAACCGGGATCGCCGGCGATCAGCAGTCTGCTCTCTTCGGTCAGATGTGTCTGAACAAAGGGGATGTTAAGAACACCTACGGTACAGGTTGTTTCATGCTCATGAATACAGGAGAAAAGCCGGTAGCTTCTGAAAACGGCTTGCTTACCACCATTGCCATAGCCCGAAACGGTGTAATTCATTATGCTCTGGAAGGCAGTGTTTTCATGGCCGGCGCAGTTATCCAATGGCTGAGAGATGATCTGAGAATAATCAGTGATGCCATGGAAACCGAAACTATGGCGCTTTCTGTAAAAGACTCCCATGGCGTGTATCTCGTCTCGGCCTTTCAGGGAATAGGAACCCCCTATTGGGATATGGATGCCCGTGCGGGAATTCTCGGACTCACAAGAGGGGCCAAAAAAGAGCATATCGTCCGGGCTGCTCTCGAATCCATCGCCTACAGATCCAAAGATGTCCTGGATGTCATGGTCAGCGATTCCGGGATAGACATAACTTCCTTGAAAGTCGACGGCGGGGCTTCGCGAAACAATTTCCTTCTTCAGTTTCAAAGTGATATTACCGGTGTCGATGTTATTCGTCCGCAACTGGTGGAAACGACAGCAATGGGCGCTGCCTTTCTTGCGGGTCTGGCAACCGGTTTCTGGAAAGATGTCGATGAACTGGCATCGGTCTGGAGTGAAGATCGCATTTTTTCTTCAACCATGGATACCGGAACGAGAGAAACTCTATATAAAGGATGGAAGAAAGCCATTTCGAGAGTCATTAACTGGGATAATTAA